A window of the Desulfovibrio oxyclinae DSM 11498 genome harbors these coding sequences:
- a CDS encoding Rne/Rng family ribonuclease, with amino-acid sequence MTAKKKRQKMFISVLPGEQVEVVVAEEGRVQEYYVEMAHQEKTRGNIYKGYIHNIDNGLQAAFINYGAERNGFLQIDEVHPEYYTGSYKLRKGAKYPLMQQVLKPGQEMLVQVVKEPTGKKGAFLTTNLSLPGRSFVYTVGRDQMGVSRKIEDEKERNRLKSILETMTPEEGVGLIARTAAVGQSKAALERDYKYLNRLWKDVRKKAQEVKAPSIVYKELNLAARSVRDYLTSDVVEIWVDDADTFEEVKQFAALTFPRKPNLVKLHSDPELSLWERFNITKQIQEVYSREVTLPSGGRLVVDATEALTAVDINSGKIGGERNFHKMALKTNMEAAEEIARQLRLRDIGGQIVIDFIEMKDPKHCREVEKTMRSAMKVDRARTDVGRISSFGLMEVVRQRLGSSAISLSTEPCPCCGGTGIRRNMEWQALSALKDIHRMLSKSDCSDQLVYPCHQELALYLLNSKREVLERLGSRCGKTIQVEIEPSICGH; translated from the coding sequence ATGACCGCAAAAAAGAAGCGGCAGAAAATGTTCATCTCGGTTCTGCCGGGCGAACAGGTCGAGGTGGTCGTGGCCGAGGAAGGCCGCGTACAGGAATACTATGTGGAGATGGCGCATCAGGAAAAGACGCGCGGCAACATCTACAAAGGCTATATCCACAACATCGACAACGGCCTGCAGGCCGCGTTCATCAACTACGGGGCCGAACGAAACGGCTTTCTCCAGATCGACGAAGTCCATCCCGAATACTACACCGGCAGCTACAAGCTGCGCAAAGGCGCCAAGTATCCGCTCATGCAGCAGGTGCTCAAGCCGGGACAGGAAATGCTCGTGCAGGTGGTCAAGGAACCCACCGGCAAGAAGGGAGCGTTCCTGACCACCAACCTTTCCCTGCCCGGACGCAGCTTCGTCTACACCGTGGGACGCGACCAGATGGGCGTCTCCCGCAAGATCGAGGACGAGAAGGAACGCAACCGCCTCAAGAGCATACTCGAAACCATGACCCCCGAGGAAGGCGTGGGCCTCATCGCCCGCACCGCCGCAGTGGGACAGTCCAAGGCCGCGCTGGAGCGTGACTACAAGTACCTCAACCGGCTCTGGAAGGACGTCCGCAAGAAGGCGCAGGAGGTCAAGGCGCCCTCCATCGTCTACAAGGAACTGAACCTCGCGGCCCGCTCCGTGCGTGACTACCTGACCTCCGACGTGGTCGAGATATGGGTGGATGACGCCGACACCTTCGAAGAGGTCAAGCAGTTCGCCGCCCTGACCTTCCCCAGAAAACCCAACCTCGTGAAACTCCACTCCGACCCCGAGCTTTCCCTGTGGGAACGCTTCAACATCACCAAGCAGATTCAGGAAGTGTACTCCCGCGAAGTGACCCTGCCCTCCGGAGGACGACTGGTCGTGGACGCCACCGAAGCCCTCACCGCCGTGGATATCAACTCCGGCAAGATCGGCGGAGAACGCAACTTCCACAAGATGGCGCTCAAGACCAACATGGAAGCCGCCGAGGAGATCGCCAGGCAACTCCGTCTGCGCGATATCGGAGGGCAGATCGTCATCGATTTCATTGAGATGAAAGATCCGAAACATTGTCGGGAAGTGGAGAAGACCATGCGCTCCGCCATGAAGGTGGACCGCGCCCGCACGGACGTCGGCCGCATCTCCAGCTTCGGGCTCATGGAAGTGGTCCGCCAGCGGCTCGGCTCTTCGGCCATCTCCCTGAGCACCGAACCCTGTCCCTGCTGCGGCGGCACCGGCATCCGCCGCAACATGGAATGGCAGGCGCTGTCCGCGCTCAAGGACATCCACCGTATGCTCAGCAAATCCGACTGCTCCGACCAGCTCGTCTACCCCTGCCATCAGGAACTGGCGCTCTACCTGCTCAACAGCAAGCGCGAGGTGCTGGAACGGCTCGGCAGCCGCTGCGGCAAGACCATTCAGGTGGAAATAGAGCCAAGCATCTGCGGCCACTAG
- a CDS encoding radical SAM protein, with translation MGYKYVFGPVMSGRLGRSLGLDLLGGRICSMDCVYCEVGATRQLTIARAPYIPAEDILDELERWKDEGHEPPEMITLGGLGEPTLNTELPYVIEESRKLFPGVPVAVLTNSTLLPDPTVRAELAQADVVLPSLDSLVQDEFRSVNRPVPGVEAETVGQGLEQFRKEFRGKIFLEILLVRGVNDSDRNLDLLADFCRRNAFDRVDVVTLSRPGTERSALAADPETVVRWREALEAGEVPATEREVVRQDALRDEQIIEMILSSLDRRPQTAAQLSQALGVGENRMENLCIELERRGELVARRDPDGTFYHGAGREMRD, from the coding sequence ATGGGCTACAAATATGTATTCGGTCCGGTCATGAGCGGTCGTCTCGGCCGTTCGCTGGGGCTGGACCTGCTTGGCGGTCGCATCTGCAGCATGGACTGCGTGTACTGCGAAGTGGGCGCCACCCGGCAGCTGACCATTGCCCGCGCTCCGTACATTCCCGCCGAGGACATTCTCGACGAGCTGGAAAGATGGAAGGACGAAGGGCATGAACCGCCCGAGATGATCACGCTCGGCGGCCTCGGGGAACCCACCCTCAACACCGAACTTCCGTACGTCATAGAAGAGTCCCGCAAGCTCTTCCCCGGCGTTCCGGTGGCGGTGCTCACCAACTCCACCCTTCTGCCCGACCCCACCGTACGCGCCGAACTGGCGCAGGCGGACGTGGTCCTTCCGTCGCTCGATTCGCTCGTTCAGGACGAGTTCCGAAGCGTGAACCGCCCCGTTCCCGGCGTGGAAGCCGAGACCGTGGGTCAAGGCCTCGAACAGTTCCGTAAGGAATTCAGGGGCAAGATATTTCTGGAAATTCTGCTGGTCCGGGGAGTGAACGATTCCGACAGGAACCTGGACCTGCTGGCTGATTTCTGCCGACGCAACGCTTTTGATCGGGTGGACGTGGTGACCCTGAGTCGCCCCGGCACCGAGCGGTCCGCACTGGCCGCCGACCCGGAAACCGTTGTTCGTTGGCGCGAGGCGCTGGAGGCCGGGGAGGTTCCGGCCACCGAGCGGGAGGTTGTGCGTCAGGACGCTCTTCGCGACGAGCAGATCATCGAGATGATTCTTTCGTCGCTGGACCGCAGGCCGCAGACCGCCGCGCAGCTCTCGCAGGCGCTCGGCGTGGGAGAGAACCGAATGGAAAACCTGTGCATTGAACTTGAGCGGCGGGGAGAACTCGTCGCCCGCAGGGACCCGGACGGCACCTTCTACCACGGCGCGGGCCGCGAGATGCGCGATTAG
- the pbpC gene encoding penicillin-binding protein 1C, translating to MKPVHRCSAPGGTGCRMLRIVALLLLFFGAFLVLDAAFPFPQERLSPPAGVRVLDRNGVELRRFTASDGMWRFPTGLEDISAQLVTALIESEDRWFRLHPGVNPLAVIRAAWSNLTQGRVVSGASTIPMQIARMAEPRPRTLGAKIIETFRAMQLSLHHTKDELLRIYLNMAPFGGNIYGVDAASRIYFGKPPDRLSLGECALLAVLPRSPSRYDPARHPETARRVRDRVLETLLHRGIIGPTESARAKRQPMVASRRNSRMLAPHFTLLARHRLGSDTVLETSLDLDSQRVVQRLTARHAARIKQQGLQNAAVVVLNRRTREVLALAGSADFFDDRTQGQVNNALAARSPGSTLKPFLYALAFDKGTALPGARLLDVPTDYAGYRPDNYSGTFSGQVDAAHALSRSLNVPAVRLLARTGLDDFHTLLNNGGLESIDRPAATYGLPLALGACEVRLMDLVNLYATLAQGGEHRPWRIAPGEPGPATSLFSPEAARMVSEILTNVARPDMPDSWRLTRDRPAAAWKTGTSFGHRDAWAVGFGPTLAVGVWVGNPDGTPVKGISGSRHAGPLLFNVLRALEPTSRDLHLPEAPELRTVRLCAASRLPAGPDCPETVESVAGPRVTLSRCTDHKRVLVDAKSGLRLQGDCLLKRPAESVVTRTVPPELAAWLAAQHKPVPTPPKPSPFCTGIPDGGPSITSPSENTPYLLRDDTPSEYQQIALEAATTEPERPLWWYVDNRFAGKSNGGGKLFHRARPGIHSVSVTDEQGRTDSLMFTVR from the coding sequence GTGAAGCCTGTCCACCGCTGCTCCGCCCCCGGAGGCACCGGATGCAGGATGCTGCGCATTGTCGCGCTGCTGCTCCTGTTTTTCGGGGCTTTTCTGGTGCTCGACGCGGCTTTCCCGTTTCCGCAGGAACGACTCTCGCCCCCGGCCGGGGTGCGGGTGCTGGACCGGAACGGTGTCGAGCTACGCCGCTTCACGGCTTCGGACGGCATGTGGCGCTTCCCGACAGGGCTTGAGGACATCTCTGCGCAACTCGTGACCGCGCTCATCGAGTCGGAAGACCGCTGGTTCCGCCTGCATCCGGGCGTGAACCCGCTGGCGGTGATACGCGCGGCATGGAGCAACCTCACGCAGGGCCGCGTGGTCTCGGGCGCATCCACGATCCCCATGCAGATCGCTCGGATGGCCGAACCCCGGCCCCGAACTCTCGGCGCCAAGATCATCGAAACCTTCCGCGCCATGCAGCTGTCCCTGCACCACACCAAGGACGAGCTGCTGCGCATCTACCTGAACATGGCCCCTTTCGGCGGCAACATCTACGGCGTGGACGCGGCCTCGCGCATCTACTTCGGCAAACCGCCGGACCGACTTTCGCTGGGGGAATGCGCCCTGCTGGCCGTACTGCCGCGCTCACCCAGTCGCTACGACCCGGCCCGGCATCCGGAAACGGCCCGGCGCGTGCGCGACCGGGTGCTTGAGACCCTTTTGCATCGCGGCATCATCGGGCCCACCGAATCGGCACGCGCCAAACGGCAGCCCATGGTGGCCTCGCGGCGCAACTCCCGAATGCTTGCCCCCCACTTCACCCTGCTTGCCAGGCACCGTCTGGGATCCGACACGGTCCTCGAAACCAGCCTCGACCTCGACAGCCAGCGAGTGGTGCAACGACTCACGGCCCGCCACGCCGCCCGCATCAAACAGCAGGGCTTGCAGAACGCCGCCGTGGTGGTGCTGAACCGACGCACGCGCGAGGTGCTGGCGCTGGCCGGCTCCGCGGATTTCTTCGACGACCGCACGCAAGGGCAGGTCAACAACGCTCTCGCCGCCCGCTCGCCCGGCTCCACGCTCAAACCGTTTCTCTACGCGCTGGCCTTCGACAAAGGCACGGCCCTGCCCGGGGCGCGGCTGTTGGACGTGCCCACGGACTATGCCGGGTACCGCCCCGACAATTATTCCGGGACGTTCTCCGGACAAGTGGATGCTGCACACGCCCTGTCGCGTTCCCTCAATGTCCCGGCAGTGCGGCTGCTGGCCAGAACCGGTCTGGACGACTTTCACACCCTGTTGAACAACGGGGGACTGGAGAGCATCGACCGGCCCGCTGCCACCTACGGGCTGCCGCTGGCGCTCGGAGCCTGCGAGGTACGACTCATGGACCTCGTCAACCTGTACGCCACGCTAGCGCAGGGGGGCGAACACCGACCGTGGCGCATCGCTCCGGGAGAACCCGGCCCCGCGACGAGCCTGTTCAGCCCGGAAGCGGCACGCATGGTTTCGGAAATACTCACGAACGTGGCCCGGCCGGACATGCCCGATTCGTGGCGGCTCACGCGCGACCGGCCCGCCGCGGCGTGGAAGACCGGGACATCCTTCGGGCACCGGGACGCATGGGCCGTGGGTTTCGGCCCGACGCTTGCCGTGGGGGTATGGGTGGGCAACCCGGACGGCACGCCGGTCAAGGGCATCTCGGGAAGCCGACACGCCGGGCCGCTGCTGTTCAACGTTCTGCGCGCGCTGGAGCCCACCTCCCGCGACCTGCATCTCCCCGAAGCCCCCGAACTGCGCACTGTCAGGCTCTGCGCCGCCAGCCGCCTGCCCGCCGGACCGGACTGCCCCGAGACCGTGGAATCCGTTGCCGGGCCTCGCGTGACCCTGTCCCGGTGCACGGACCACAAGCGCGTACTGGTGGACGCCAAGTCGGGCCTGCGCCTTCAGGGAGACTGTCTGCTAAAGCGTCCCGCCGAATCCGTTGTGACACGCACGGTCCCGCCGGAACTGGCGGCGTGGCTCGCCGCCCAGCACAAGCCGGTCCCGACACCGCCGAAACCAAGTCCATTCTGCACCGGGATTCCAGACGGCGGACCGTCCATAACCTCACCCTCCGAAAACACCCCCTATCTGCTGCGCGACGATACGCCTTCAGAATACCAGCAGATCGCGCTCGAAGCAGCCACAACGGAACCGGAGCGCCCGCTGTGGTGGTACGTGGACAACCGTTTCGCCGGGAAAAGCAACGGGGGCGGCAAGCTGTTCCATCGCGCCCGGCCGGGCATCCATTCTGTTTCCGTCACGGACGAGCAGGGCCGTACCGACAGCCTGATGTTCACGGTTCGCTGA
- a CDS encoding tRNA (adenine-N1)-methyltransferase has product MIETGQLVLLISRKNKRYMQKFDPEGELHTNEGKILMSDVAEAGFGKYVHSHLGRPYLVLKPTLYDLIKSVKRQTQIMYPKEIGYLMLKLGIGPGSTVIESGTGSGGLTTALAWTVGDTGRVITYERREEFYNLARKNLERVGLSHRVEQINQDITEGFRHSGADALFLDVRTPWEYLDSIPDAVIPGAMCGFLLPTTNQVSELLHGLERGPFKSLEVLEILVRQWKPVAERLRPDDRMVAHTGFLVFARYMQPMERPKIEAPEPAEPEAPENGGDPAEE; this is encoded by the coding sequence ATGATCGAAACCGGACAGCTCGTGCTGCTCATCAGCCGCAAGAACAAGCGGTACATGCAGAAATTCGACCCTGAAGGGGAACTGCACACCAACGAGGGCAAAATCCTCATGTCGGACGTGGCCGAGGCCGGTTTCGGCAAGTATGTTCATTCCCATCTCGGCAGACCGTATCTGGTGCTCAAGCCTACGCTCTACGATCTCATCAAGAGCGTGAAACGGCAGACCCAGATCATGTATCCCAAGGAGATCGGCTATCTGATGCTCAAGCTGGGCATCGGCCCCGGCTCCACGGTCATCGAGTCGGGCACCGGCTCCGGCGGCCTGACCACCGCCCTTGCGTGGACCGTGGGCGACACCGGTCGTGTCATCACCTACGAGCGGCGTGAGGAGTTCTACAATCTCGCCAGAAAGAATCTGGAGCGCGTTGGTCTCAGCCACCGCGTGGAGCAGATCAATCAGGACATCACCGAAGGATTCCGCCACAGCGGCGCGGATGCCCTGTTCCTGGACGTACGCACCCCGTGGGAATATCTCGACAGCATCCCGGATGCCGTCATCCCCGGCGCCATGTGCGGCTTCCTCCTGCCTACCACCAATCAGGTGAGCGAGCTGCTGCACGGGCTGGAGCGCGGTCCGTTCAAGAGTCTTGAAGTGCTCGAAATCCTCGTGCGCCAGTGGAAGCCCGTGGCCGAGCGTCTGCGCCCGGACGATCGCATGGTGGCCCACACCGGCTTCCTCGTGTTCGCCCGATACATGCAGCCCATGGAACGTCCCAAAATCGAAGCGCCCGAACCGGCCGAACCAGAAGCCCCGGAAAACGGTGGGGATCCGGCCGAAGAGTAA
- a CDS encoding substrate-binding periplasmic protein: MRKYLLLIFAVAASLLLCLGTPASHAGPKLLRLGADQWPPYEFFVNGKLFGISADVTRSVLRNMGKDISKVEKVPWKRGLELLEWGDLDVLVSGVRTAGRERKLIYPSEPILTASWRIFTRSDSRIREDIDLKGARVGVVLGYQYPEGYLDNLKRRARVQQVSSDETNIRKLANQRLDAIIADNDNALWILKRLRLQEDIHPVGEAIGTRHVYPLFSRETVSVEFVEEFSRELKRFKQTDAYADILKRYSH, from the coding sequence ATGCGCAAATATCTTCTGCTCATATTCGCAGTGGCGGCAAGCCTGCTGCTGTGCCTCGGCACTCCCGCATCCCATGCGGGTCCGAAGCTGTTGCGCTTGGGGGCTGACCAATGGCCGCCCTACGAGTTCTTCGTCAATGGAAAACTCTTCGGCATCTCGGCTGACGTGACGCGCAGTGTGCTCCGCAATATGGGCAAGGACATTTCGAAAGTGGAAAAGGTGCCGTGGAAGCGCGGCCTTGAGCTGCTGGAATGGGGCGATCTCGACGTGCTGGTCTCAGGCGTCCGCACGGCTGGACGGGAGCGGAAGCTCATCTATCCGAGTGAGCCTATCCTCACCGCCTCGTGGAGAATCTTTACGCGAAGCGACTCTCGCATACGGGAAGACATCGATCTCAAGGGTGCTCGGGTAGGTGTCGTGCTCGGGTATCAATACCCTGAGGGCTACCTCGACAACTTGAAGCGACGCGCCCGGGTCCAGCAAGTCAGTTCCGACGAAACCAACATTCGCAAGCTTGCCAACCAGCGGCTTGACGCCATCATTGCGGACAATGACAACGCACTCTGGATACTCAAACGACTTCGGCTGCAGGAGGACATCCACCCTGTGGGCGAAGCCATCGGAACGCGGCATGTTTACCCTCTCTTCAGCCGCGAGACGGTTTCCGTGGAATTCGTCGAGGAGTTCTCGCGGGAACTCAAACGATTCAAGCAAACAGACGCCTATGCCGATATTCTGAAGCGGTATTCGCACTGA
- a CDS encoding epoxyqueuosine reductase QueH, whose amino-acid sequence MDKRILLHICCGPCSISVIRSLQDQGFAVTGLFHNPNIHPLTEYVKRRDGCLDVAERLGVKVIVKDDEYAPRDFLRAVAWREDNRCFHCYAMRLERTASIAKRGGFPFFSSTLLYSKMQKHDEIAALGKDMATPKTAFHYEDFRTGWKEGIETSKEWGIYRQQYCGCIHSEFDRYHRELNSGRGE is encoded by the coding sequence ATGGATAAGAGAATTCTTCTGCACATCTGCTGCGGCCCCTGCTCCATCAGCGTCATCCGTTCGCTGCAGGATCAGGGATTCGCGGTCACGGGGCTGTTCCACAACCCCAACATCCACCCGCTCACGGAATACGTGAAGCGGCGCGACGGCTGTCTTGACGTGGCCGAACGGCTCGGGGTCAAGGTCATCGTCAAGGATGACGAGTACGCGCCGCGCGACTTCCTGCGGGCCGTGGCCTGGCGCGAGGACAACCGCTGCTTCCACTGCTACGCCATGCGGCTGGAGCGCACCGCATCCATCGCCAAGCGCGGCGGATTTCCCTTCTTCAGCTCCACGCTGCTTTACAGCAAGATGCAGAAGCACGACGAAATCGCCGCGCTCGGCAAAGACATGGCCACGCCCAAAACCGCATTTCATTACGAGGACTTCCGCACGGGTTGGAAGGAAGGCATCGAGACTTCCAAGGAGTGGGGCATCTACCGTCAGCAGTACTGCGGATGCATCCACAGCGAATTCGACCGCTATCACCGCGAACTGAACTCCGGGAGGGGGGAATGA